The genomic stretch ACAACCGCGAGCACGACTTGCTCGATTCCAACGACTATTACCAGTTCCAGGGCGGCATGCTGGCCGCCGTGGAAACCCTCAGCGGTGCAGCGGCGGCGAGTTATCACGGCGATCACAGCCAGCCGGACCTGCCGAAGATCCGCACGCTGAAGGAAGAGCTGAACCGGGTCATCCGTTCCCGTGCCGCCAATCCGAAGTGGATCGAAGGGGTCAAGCGCCATGGCTACAAAGGTGCTTTCGAACTGGCGGCGACCGTGGACAACCTGTTTGCCTTCGACGCCACCACGCAGTTGATCGACGATCACCAGTACGCTTTGCTGGCCGACGCCTACCTGCTGGACCCCTCGACCCGCGAGTTCGTGCGCCAGCATAATCCCCATGCACTGCGTGACATGACCGAGCGCCTGCTCGAAGCGCAACAGCGCGGGCTGTGGCAAGCGCCTGGTGAGTACCGTGAGGCGCTGGAGCATTTGCTGCTGGATATTGAAGAAGATTCTTGAACCCATGTGCGATCGTTTCGCTGGCAAGCCAGCTCCCACAGGATCTACGCGGACTTGGGGGAGCTGGCTTGCCAGCGAAAGCGCTGTGACAGACAACCGTTGTAGTCGAGACCTGAGATGACCGACACCCCCCATTTCCCGCTGTCCGCCGTGGTCGGCGCCGACGCCCTGAAGCTGGCGCTGTGCCTGAGCGCCATCGACCCGAAAATCGGCGGCGTGCTGATCGAAGGGCCGCGCGGCATGGCCAAGTCGACCCTGGCCCGTGGCCTGGCCGACCTGCTGGCCAGCGGGCAGTTCGTCACCTTGCCCCTGGGCGCAACCGAAGAACGCCTGGTCGGCACCCTGGACCTGGATGCGGCATTGAGCGAGGGTCGCGCGCAGTTTTCCCCTGGGGTCCTGGCCAAGGCCGACGGTGGGGTGCTGTACGTCGATGAAGTCAATCTGCTGCCCGATCACCTGGTGGACCTGCTGCTCGATGTGGCAGCCAGCGGTACAAACCTGATCGAGCGCGACGGCATTTCCCACCGTCATCCGGCGCGGTTTGTGCTGATCGGCACCATGAACCCGGAAGAGGGCGAGCTGCGTCCGCAACTGCTCGATCGCTTTGGCCTGAATGTCGCACTCAGTGGCCACACTGCGCCGCTGGAGCGCGGGCAGATCATCCGCCGCCGCCTGGATTTCGACAGCGACCCGCAGGCGTTCTGTGGACACTGGGAAGCAGCCCAGTTGGCCCTGCGTGAACGTTGTCAGCAAGCGCGCCGGCTGCTGAGTGAGATCGCCCTCGACGATCAGGCGCTGGCACAGATTACCGAACGCTGTTTCGCCGCCGGGGTCGATGGCTTGCGTGCTGACCTGGTGTGGCTGCGTGCTGCCCGCGCCCATGCCGCGTGGCGCGGGGCAACGGCGATCGAGGACG from Pseudomonas sp. S04 encodes the following:
- a CDS encoding ATP-binding protein; the protein is MTDTPHFPLSAVVGADALKLALCLSAIDPKIGGVLIEGPRGMAKSTLARGLADLLASGQFVTLPLGATEERLVGTLDLDAALSEGRAQFSPGVLAKADGGVLYVDEVNLLPDHLVDLLLDVAASGTNLIERDGISHRHPARFVLIGTMNPEEGELRPQLLDRFGLNVALSGHTAPLERGQIIRRRLDFDSDPQAFCGHWEAAQLALRERCQQARRLLSEIALDDQALAQITERCFAAGVDGLRADLVWLRAARAHAAWRGATAIEDGDIEAVAEFALRHRRRQAPPPASDPQPAPPASAPQSPGVDSGQGQWGEMPAQALPTGARREVPSWPKKP